In Actinomyces sp. zg-332, the following proteins share a genomic window:
- a CDS encoding immunity 17 family protein, which translates to MDKITELLKSYYQFPLMGFGILVLIAAIRDWDWVVRKNPSGRNKTIPWIILSIFGEKGYRVFLGIMGIVLVISGMGLFILSK; encoded by the coding sequence ATGGATAAAATAACTGAATTATTAAAAAGTTATTACCAATTTCCACTTATGGGTTTTGGAATACTTGTTTTAATAGCAGCTATACGTGACTGGGACTGGGTAGTTAGAAAAAATCCAAGTGGTAGAAATAAAACTATTCCTTGGATAATTTTGTCTATTTTTGGAGAAAAAGGGTATCGTGTATTTTTAGGTATAATGGGTATTGTGCTAGTTATAAGCGGTATGGGTCTTTTTATCCTAAGTAAGTAA
- a CDS encoding CTP synthase, with product MRSSNNKYCGDKIPSHIFVTGGVVSSLGKGLTASSLGALLRARGLRVAMQKLDPYINVDPGTMNPFQHGEVFVTYDGAETDLDIGHYERFLDVELSGNANSTTGQVYQNVLAKERRGEYLGDTVQVIPHITDQIKERMRSQAFPEQGKEAPDVIITEIGGTVGDIESLPFLEAARQVRQELGRDNCLFVHVALVPYLPTAGELKTKPTQHSAASLRSIGIQPDVLICRTDRELPEGIKNKIALMCDVDRNAVITCKDAASIYDIPSVLNREGLDSYVVKRLGLRANDVDWSKWNTLLERVHSPKHEVEVALVGKYIDLPDAYLSVTEALRAGGFAHWAKVKIRWVTADDCDTLEGATRVLGGADAILVPGGFGNRGIDGKIGALRWARENKVPTLGICLGLQCMVLEVARNLAGLEKASSTEFDPNTSEPLIATMEEQLAFVEGAGDLGGTMRLGDYPALLAEDSVVAKAYGEVNVSERHRHRYEVNNQYRDAIEKAGLRISGTSPDGTLVEYVELPADVHPYYVATQAHPEFKSRPTRPHPLFAGLIRAALDRQQKLFASSNPAEID from the coding sequence ATGAGAAGTTCAAATAATAAGTATTGTGGCGATAAAATTCCTAGCCATATTTTTGTTACAGGTGGCGTTGTTTCTTCTTTAGGTAAGGGCTTAACTGCTTCTAGTTTGGGTGCTTTACTTCGTGCTCGTGGCTTACGAGTAGCAATGCAGAAACTTGACCCATATATTAATGTTGATCCAGGTACTATGAATCCTTTTCAACATGGTGAAGTGTTCGTTACATATGATGGTGCTGAAACAGATTTAGATATCGGACATTATGAACGTTTCTTAGATGTAGAACTATCAGGTAACGCCAATTCAACCACTGGTCAAGTGTACCAAAATGTTCTTGCTAAAGAACGACGTGGTGAATACCTAGGGGACACAGTTCAAGTTATTCCTCATATTACCGATCAAATTAAAGAACGTATGCGTTCACAGGCTTTCCCAGAACAAGGTAAAGAAGCTCCAGACGTTATTATCACTGAAATTGGTGGTACTGTGGGCGATATTGAATCTTTGCCGTTTTTAGAAGCTGCTAGACAAGTCCGTCAAGAACTTGGTAGAGATAACTGTTTATTCGTGCATGTAGCTCTAGTTCCATATTTGCCAACCGCTGGTGAGTTAAAGACTAAGCCAACTCAGCACTCAGCTGCTTCTTTACGTTCAATTGGTATTCAACCTGATGTACTTATTTGTAGAACCGATAGAGAACTTCCAGAGGGTATTAAAAATAAGATTGCACTAATGTGCGACGTAGACCGCAATGCTGTTATTACTTGTAAGGACGCTGCATCAATATACGATATTCCATCAGTGCTAAACCGTGAGGGACTGGACTCTTATGTAGTCAAACGTTTAGGTTTGCGAGCAAATGACGTTGACTGGAGTAAATGGAATACTTTGCTTGAGCGAGTTCATTCTCCTAAGCACGAGGTAGAAGTTGCATTAGTTGGTAAGTACATTGATCTACCTGATGCTTATTTGTCTGTAACTGAGGCTTTGCGTGCTGGTGGATTTGCTCACTGGGCCAAAGTAAAGATTCGTTGGGTTACCGCTGATGACTGCGACACTCTAGAGGGTGCTACTCGTGTTTTAGGTGGTGCTGACGCAATTTTAGTTCCTGGTGGTTTTGGTAACCGTGGAATTGATGGCAAGATTGGTGCTTTGCGTTGGGCTAGAGAAAACAAAGTTCCTACTTTGGGTATTTGTTTAGGACTACAGTGTATGGTTCTAGAGGTTGCTCGAAATCTTGCTGGTTTGGAAAAAGCTTCATCTACAGAATTTGATCCAAATACTTCTGAGCCTTTGATTGCAACTATGGAAGAACAGCTTGCTTTTGTTGAGGGAGCTGGAGATCTTGGTGGTACTATGCGTCTTGGAGACTATCCAGCACTTTTGGCTGAAGATAGTGTTGTTGCCAAAGCTTACGGTGAAGTAAACGTTAGTGAACGTCATCGTCATCGCTATGAAGTAAATAATCAATACCGCGATGCTATTGAAAAAGCTGGCTTGCGTATTAGTGGTACCTCTCCAGATGGTACTTTGGTTGAGTACGTTGAGTTACCAGCAGATGTACATCCATATTATGTTGCTACTCAAGCACATCCAGAGTTTAAATCACGTCCGACTCGTCCGCATCCTCTATTTGCAGGATTGATTAGGGCAGCTTTGGATAGACAGCAAAAGCTTTTTGCTTCATCTAACCCAGCAGAGATTGACTAA
- a CDS encoding glycosyltransferase family 4 protein, with product MKVLQIVGHTTGGIGSHVKSLSEDLDKVGEQVHILCPEEVAKTFKIKNCTTVWPSLGFSIKKITSFIRAMKTFRHYVALSDIVHVHGNQAAFFVLWACRKTDRYKIVVTLHNKIILSGVKEIVSRFTRSIVAKHANIMSAVSSDLVEEAEKYGAKNTFIAPIFAPRVTQLLGEKDFSLDERHKNFAELVESFSEEDKQYFDVSKPLILSVCRIAPQKAIDDIVRIANTDIDANFVVIGDGDDSILKELKDLDTGNKVFFAGRREDVDVFLRAADVMLLTSKWEGCPLVLQEAMATGLPIISTFGGGIPDLVYDATTDLKGGILCNVGDWQNMGLSLRILLNDTQMWSKYSESGRKIAHTWKDRCDIALFWQKLYWDL from the coding sequence ATGAAAGTTTTACAAATAGTAGGTCATACAACAGGTGGTATTGGTTCTCATGTTAAATCTTTGAGTGAAGATCTTGATAAAGTTGGAGAGCAAGTACATATACTATGTCCTGAGGAAGTTGCTAAAACTTTTAAAATAAAAAACTGCACTACTGTTTGGCCTAGTTTGGGCTTTTCTATTAAAAAAATAACTTCTTTCATAAGAGCAATGAAAACTTTCCGACACTATGTTGCTTTAAGTGATATTGTTCATGTACATGGTAATCAGGCTGCTTTTTTCGTTTTATGGGCTTGTCGTAAAACTGATAGATATAAAATAGTCGTAACTTTGCACAATAAAATTATTTTGAGTGGAGTAAAAGAAATTGTTTCACGTTTTACACGCTCTATTGTTGCTAAACACGCTAATATTATGTCAGCTGTTTCCTCTGATTTGGTTGAAGAGGCTGAAAAATATGGAGCTAAAAATACTTTTATAGCGCCGATTTTTGCTCCGAGGGTTACACAACTATTGGGAGAAAAAGATTTTTCCCTTGATGAACGTCACAAGAATTTTGCTGAACTAGTTGAAAGTTTCAGCGAAGAAGATAAACAATATTTTGATGTTTCCAAACCTTTAATTTTGAGTGTGTGTAGAATAGCGCCACAAAAGGCAATAGATGATATTGTGCGTATTGCAAATACTGATATTGACGCTAACTTTGTGGTAATTGGTGATGGTGATGACTCTATTTTGAAAGAGCTAAAAGACTTAGATACAGGTAATAAAGTATTTTTTGCTGGTAGACGTGAAGACGTAGATGTATTCTTGAGGGCTGCTGATGTTATGCTGCTAACTTCTAAATGGGAAGGGTGTCCTTTAGTCTTGCAAGAAGCGATGGCAACTGGTCTACCTATTATTTCTACTTTTGGTGGAGGAATTCCTGATTTAGTATACGATGCTACTACCGATTTAAAGGGTGGTATTTTATGCAATGTAGGTGACTGGCAAAATATGGGATTATCACTGAGAATTTTACTAAATGATACTCAAATGTGGAGTAAATATAGCGAATCTGGACGAAAAATAGCCCATACTTGGAAAGATAGATGCGATATAGCTTTATTTTGGCAAAAACTTTATTGGGATTTGTAA
- the murJ gene encoding murein biosynthesis integral membrane protein MurJ — MNEKMQISNMDNSKDSADSDALGTCPSSSTSHPQKNKGSSSSNVLESESSLHSTDDVKGSEQLSKQIKGNAVKGLLGAIGIITFLTILSRVIGFLRWIAQASYVGTGSVADAYASANQIPNVLFEVVAGGALAGITIPLLAIPISKKMHGEVNRISSALLCWTLALLVPIALALFFGAEFVNSLLPVSKGSDQEMQSALTVLFLKIFAVQIPFYGIGVIFTGILQSYKKFLWPVLMPILSSFVVITTYYLFGYFTANITNPKDISSVYIYLLGWGTTLGVFMLSMPLIIPIYKLGVRFTLTFKLDSVMVKHAFALGFAGIGALIAQQASVFTTLFLAKSGGEIGTLNIFQYTQAVYVLPYAILAVPIATAVFPYISEYAANNDKHSFANICVGSTNLLVFLSVLGMTGLMVTSRGIEGVFQKLTPVDGMGLSLIYMSPGLVGFALIFHISRCLYAIKSPTKALISTVIGWVSVIVAQIIFVHLFAPYGGDSVNTLLALGIGQSIGMSIAGIMLLINLSKEIEVNILFSVMKNVIKVFPFFAVGTVLALYVSSTIFTGSDVISSLLNAFTSALVLLLVVLPSIFVLGSNFYKPSKWTNK, encoded by the coding sequence ATGAATGAAAAAATGCAAATTTCAAATATGGATAACTCAAAAGACTCTGCTGATAGTGATGCCTTAGGTACTTGTCCTAGCTCTAGCACCTCTCATCCTCAGAAAAACAAAGGTTCTTCAAGCAGTAATGTTTTAGAATCTGAAAGCTCATTGCATAGTACAGACGATGTAAAGGGTAGTGAGCAATTATCCAAGCAGATAAAAGGAAATGCTGTAAAAGGCTTACTTGGAGCTATTGGAATAATAACTTTTCTTACAATTCTATCTCGAGTAATTGGTTTTCTAAGATGGATTGCTCAGGCTTCATATGTTGGTACTGGTAGTGTTGCCGATGCTTATGCCAGTGCTAACCAAATTCCTAACGTATTATTTGAAGTTGTTGCAGGCGGGGCTTTAGCTGGTATTACCATTCCGCTATTAGCTATTCCTATTTCAAAAAAAATGCATGGTGAAGTAAACAGAATTTCTTCTGCTTTACTATGCTGGACATTAGCATTGCTTGTTCCTATTGCTTTAGCGTTATTTTTTGGAGCTGAATTCGTAAATTCCCTTTTACCTGTATCTAAAGGTAGCGATCAAGAAATGCAATCTGCTCTTACTGTGTTGTTCTTGAAAATTTTTGCTGTACAGATTCCTTTTTACGGTATCGGAGTTATTTTTACGGGGATTTTGCAGTCTTATAAAAAGTTCTTATGGCCTGTTTTAATGCCAATTTTATCTTCATTCGTAGTTATCACTACCTATTATCTTTTTGGGTATTTTACTGCAAATATTACTAATCCTAAAGACATTTCTTCTGTGTATATCTACTTATTAGGATGGGGCACAACTTTAGGTGTATTCATGTTGAGTATGCCTTTAATTATTCCTATATATAAGTTAGGAGTTCGCTTCACACTGACATTTAAGCTTGATTCTGTTATGGTAAAGCACGCTTTTGCTTTGGGATTTGCTGGAATTGGTGCGCTTATTGCTCAGCAAGCTAGTGTTTTTACAACGCTGTTTTTAGCTAAAAGTGGTGGGGAAATTGGAACTTTGAATATTTTCCAGTACACTCAAGCAGTATATGTTTTACCTTATGCTATTCTAGCTGTGCCTATTGCTACAGCTGTTTTCCCCTATATAAGCGAATATGCTGCTAATAACGATAAGCATTCTTTTGCTAATATTTGTGTAGGATCAACTAACTTGCTTGTATTTTTGTCTGTTCTAGGTATGACTGGTCTGATGGTAACTTCACGTGGTATAGAGGGGGTATTTCAAAAGCTTACTCCTGTAGATGGTATGGGATTATCGCTAATATATATGTCACCTGGGCTAGTTGGTTTTGCTTTAATATTTCATATTTCAAGGTGTTTATATGCCATAAAGTCACCTACTAAAGCCCTAATAAGTACGGTAATAGGATGGGTAAGTGTAATTGTTGCACAAATAATTTTTGTACATTTGTTTGCACCTTATGGCGGTGATTCTGTAAATACTTTGCTTGCTTTAGGTATTGGTCAAAGCATAGGTATGTCAATTGCAGGTATAATGTTGTTAATAAACCTTAGCAAAGAAATTGAAGTGAATATTTTATTTAGTGTTATGAAGAATGTTATAAAGGTTTTTCCTTTCTTTGCTGTAGGCACTGTATTAGCTTTATACGTAAGTTCTACCATATTTACAGGTAGTGACGTTATAAGTTCTTTATTGAATGCTTTTACTAGTGCTTTGGTATTATTGCTGGTAGTTTTACCAAGTATTTTTGTACTAGGAAGTAACTTTTATAAGCCTTCAAAATGGACAAATAAGTAA
- a CDS encoding copper transporter produces MIDFRYHIVSLVSVFLALAVGIVLGAGPLRTPLGDTLSVQVDSIRSDRDATRKQLENSQIDVKNRNAYISAMAEDILPNTLSDVKVAVVALPYAADEDIDLAVENLSKAGAKVVTKAKVKKEWTVAKQRPFRTSLSGQLTQYLKEKPEHDASVDSVFAKALLQILTSKEENNSLLLNLLVDSSHPMLEMSEVSEPADAIVVLGPKNFENQRDVLGKKISISNDDLESLLSFDTDFSKVLVQAPKGGTVFSDAVDDTDFLTKLRAKEKISTVDSVGTVIGSTSLPIALSNAINGTKENYGVQSGSDIVVPKKVKH; encoded by the coding sequence ATGATTGATTTTCGTTACCATATTGTTTCTTTAGTATCAGTATTTTTAGCCCTTGCGGTAGGTATTGTTTTAGGGGCTGGGCCTTTACGTACACCGCTAGGTGACACTTTATCAGTACAGGTTGATTCCATACGTTCAGATCGTGATGCTACTCGTAAACAACTAGAGAACTCACAAATTGATGTGAAGAATCGTAACGCATATATTAGTGCTATGGCTGAGGACATTTTGCCAAACACTTTGTCTGATGTGAAAGTCGCTGTTGTGGCTTTGCCATACGCTGCAGATGAAGACATCGATCTTGCTGTAGAAAACCTTTCAAAAGCTGGTGCTAAAGTAGTTACTAAGGCAAAAGTTAAAAAAGAGTGGACTGTTGCTAAACAGCGTCCATTCCGCACAAGTTTGTCAGGTCAGTTAACTCAATATTTGAAAGAAAAGCCTGAGCATGATGCTAGTGTGGACTCAGTATTTGCTAAAGCACTACTACAGATTTTGACTTCTAAGGAAGAAAACAACAGCTTGCTTTTGAACTTACTAGTTGATTCATCTCATCCAATGCTAGAAATGTCAGAAGTTTCTGAACCAGCTGATGCTATTGTCGTGTTAGGTCCAAAGAACTTTGAAAATCAGCGCGATGTTTTAGGTAAGAAAATTTCTATTTCAAACGATGATTTAGAGTCTTTGCTTTCATTTGATACTGATTTTTCAAAAGTTCTAGTTCAAGCACCTAAGGGTGGAACAGTATTTAGTGACGCTGTTGATGATACTGATTTCTTGACAAAGCTTAGAGCCAAGGAAAAGATATCAACTGTAGATAGTGTCGGAACAGTTATTGGTTCTACAAGTCTACCTATCGCACTATCTAATGCTATAAATGGAACAAAAGAAAACTATGGTGTCCAATCAGGATCAGACATAGTAGTTCCGAAAAAAGTGAAGCATTAA
- the steA gene encoding putative cytokinetic ring protein SteA, with protein sequence MKVFRRKRPTATLNNQTRVRVDERTKNLTKRLENGEVAVINHVDLDRVSAEALVRCKPLAVLNVKKSISGRYPNLGPQILLDAGIPLIDDLGPDIMQLTEGQYVRIDGNTIYSDDKLIAAGVLQTPESIEESMEQARAGLSTQIEAFAANTMEYMRREKDLLLDGVGVPQIKTKLRDRHVLVVVRGYNYKEDLATLRPYIREYKPILVGVDGGADAILEAGLKPDMIVGDMDSVSDKALTCGAEIVVHAYRNGKAPGLERVEALDVDYVVFPATGTSEDIAMLLGDENGAELIVAVGTHVTLIEFLDKGRAGMASTFLTRLRVGSKLVDAKGVSRLYRSRISSKQLFLLVAAGLLALGVAIVFTPFGQALLGIGGAWLDNFINFLRGVVGLAPHVPTT encoded by the coding sequence GTGAAAGTGTTTAGAAGAAAGCGACCTACAGCAACGCTCAATAACCAAACGCGTGTGCGTGTAGACGAACGAACGAAGAACTTAACTAAGCGTCTTGAAAACGGCGAAGTAGCTGTTATAAACCACGTAGATTTAGATCGTGTTTCAGCTGAAGCTTTAGTTAGATGTAAGCCATTGGCAGTCCTAAATGTAAAAAAGTCAATATCAGGCAGATATCCTAATCTTGGTCCACAGATTTTATTAGATGCAGGCATTCCTCTAATTGATGATCTTGGTCCTGATATTATGCAACTTACAGAGGGACAGTATGTTCGTATCGATGGCAATACTATTTACTCTGATGATAAGTTGATAGCTGCTGGAGTACTACAGACTCCTGAAAGCATTGAAGAATCAATGGAACAAGCACGTGCCGGTCTATCAACTCAGATTGAAGCTTTCGCAGCAAATACAATGGAGTATATGCGTCGAGAAAAAGATTTGTTATTAGATGGTGTCGGTGTTCCTCAAATTAAAACTAAATTACGTGATAGGCACGTTCTTGTTGTAGTTAGAGGATATAACTACAAAGAAGACTTGGCTACACTTAGACCATATATACGTGAATATAAGCCAATTTTGGTTGGTGTAGATGGTGGTGCTGATGCAATCTTGGAAGCAGGGTTAAAGCCTGACATGATTGTTGGAGATATGGACTCTGTTTCTGATAAAGCGCTGACTTGTGGGGCTGAAATTGTTGTGCACGCTTACCGCAATGGCAAAGCTCCTGGTCTTGAACGAGTCGAAGCACTAGATGTGGATTATGTTGTATTTCCAGCCACAGGTACTTCTGAAGATATTGCAATGCTTTTAGGTGACGAAAATGGGGCTGAGCTAATTGTAGCCGTTGGTACTCATGTCACTTTGATTGAATTTCTGGATAAAGGCCGTGCTGGAATGGCATCTACATTCCTAACTCGTTTACGTGTTGGATCTAAGCTGGTTGACGCTAAGGGTGTATCAAGGCTATATCGTTCCAGAATATCTTCTAAACAACTATTCTTGTTAGTAGCCGCAGGTTTGCTTGCACTAGGGGTCGCAATTGTATTTACACCATTTGGGCAAGCATTACTAGGTATTGGCGGTGCGTGGTTAGACAACTTTATTAACTTTTTGAGGGGAGTAGTAGGTTTAGCTCCTCATGTACCTACAACGTAA
- the recN gene encoding DNA repair protein RecN: MIEEINIENLGVIKEATIIPSEKMTVITGETGAGKSMLLNSIKMILGGKADSKIIRSGCEESYVEAIFRVSDNCDFLKAIQDNDYDIENENVIFGRKISTSKKSRAYINAKTVPSGVLQELGNKIVTIHGQQDQMRLKSAQAQRQAIDDYGTNEHKVKLQEYYQAYLNIKKLQNEYKTIQLEAQSTSMQNEVYESVLKKYDELQIQPNEDETLRKIIDSNANLADISKNLQYVNSVLSNEDTYKGILEHLHESKTILEHFSSQNYEISNFYKQISSIYIDVKELHSSLNQFLSSIQYNPQEIEKANIRYNNIRKLMKNRATTTQELAEWIEEIRRKYDAYENLDLKLEILITDIQNAKKVLVEKGEILEESRKNLAKVFSENVTAELHTLNMKDAVFSIEFIPNPKPTQNGLNELVMKFTSHPNIASQPIANGASGGELSRIMLAIEVVLAKKSQTGKQTFIFDEIDAGIGGEAALQVGNRLKELSKSHQVIVVTHLPQVAAYGDIHYKVGKMFDITSVKEIKTSERVIELARMLSGKKDLQAAKMHAEELLRSLQ; encoded by the coding sequence ATGATTGAAGAAATAAATATTGAGAACCTAGGCGTTATTAAAGAAGCTACCATTATTCCTAGTGAAAAAATGACTGTTATTACAGGTGAAACAGGTGCTGGTAAGAGTATGCTTTTAAACAGTATCAAGATGATATTGGGTGGCAAAGCAGATTCAAAAATAATCAGATCTGGCTGTGAAGAAAGCTATGTAGAAGCAATTTTTCGAGTAAGCGATAACTGTGACTTTCTAAAAGCAATCCAAGACAATGACTACGATATTGAAAACGAAAATGTAATATTTGGTAGAAAAATATCTACTAGTAAAAAATCCAGAGCTTATATTAACGCTAAAACAGTACCCTCAGGAGTTTTACAAGAATTAGGTAACAAAATAGTTACTATTCATGGTCAGCAAGATCAGATGAGATTAAAATCTGCACAAGCTCAGCGTCAAGCTATAGACGACTATGGCACAAATGAGCATAAAGTAAAGCTACAAGAATACTATCAGGCTTATTTGAATATTAAAAAACTTCAAAATGAATATAAAACTATTCAACTAGAAGCACAAAGTACTTCTATGCAAAATGAAGTATACGAGTCAGTATTGAAAAAATACGATGAGTTACAGATACAGCCAAATGAAGATGAAACTTTACGTAAAATAATTGATTCAAATGCAAATCTTGCTGATATAAGTAAAAATTTACAATACGTAAATTCAGTGTTGTCTAATGAAGACACTTATAAAGGAATTTTAGAACATTTACACGAATCTAAAACAATACTGGAGCATTTTTCTTCACAAAATTACGAAATAAGTAACTTTTACAAGCAAATAAGCAGTATTTATATTGATGTGAAAGAACTACACTCAAGTTTAAACCAATTTTTATCTAGCATACAATACAATCCTCAAGAGATAGAAAAAGCTAATATACGTTACAACAATATAAGAAAGCTAATGAAAAATAGGGCTACGACTACCCAAGAATTAGCTGAATGGATTGAAGAAATTCGCCGTAAATACGATGCTTATGAAAATTTAGATTTAAAACTTGAAATCTTGATTACTGATATTCAAAACGCTAAAAAAGTATTAGTGGAAAAAGGAGAAATATTAGAAGAATCTCGTAAGAATTTAGCTAAGGTTTTCAGTGAAAATGTTACTGCAGAGCTACATACTTTAAACATGAAAGATGCTGTATTTAGTATTGAGTTCATACCAAACCCTAAGCCTACACAAAATGGTTTGAATGAGTTGGTGATGAAGTTTACTTCTCACCCTAATATTGCCTCTCAGCCTATAGCAAACGGAGCATCAGGTGGTGAACTCTCCAGAATAATGCTCGCTATTGAAGTAGTTTTAGCTAAAAAGTCTCAGACAGGAAAACAAACCTTTATTTTTGATGAAATAGATGCTGGAATTGGAGGCGAGGCTGCATTACAAGTGGGAAATCGTCTTAAAGAACTGTCAAAATCACATCAAGTTATAGTAGTAACACATCTACCACAAGTAGCTGCATATGGTGATATTCACTATAAAGTTGGTAAAATGTTTGATATTACGAGTGTAAAAGAGATAAAAACTAGCGAACGTGTAATAGAATTAGCTAGAATGCTATCAGGGAAGAAAGATTTACAGGCAGCTAAAATGCATGCAGAAGAACTACTACGTTCTTTACAATAA
- a CDS encoding NAD kinase: MRRVLMVVHKMRDSAKELAIKATRELANYNIEVISVDDLECNKNMDFELILVLGGDGSILSSAHYAREYNVPLIGINLGHVGFLAEMNPEDISTVVEKIANKDYTIETRTTIEIRVQKPDGTIEKNWALNEAALIRKDNLHPAYLSVGIDGEPISTFGCDGVIFATPTGSTAYAFSVGGPVVWPGVDALVLVPLAAHALFTRPLIVSSTSKLQVSVLPNQWDNLTICCDGIRTIDVPEGSQICAIADKTPIQVARMNDTPFSARLVAKFNLPVNGWRESSTNTSTIEKKNND, translated from the coding sequence ATGAGACGCGTTTTAATGGTAGTGCATAAAATGCGTGATAGTGCTAAAGAATTAGCTATCAAAGCTACACGTGAACTAGCAAATTATAATATTGAAGTCATATCTGTCGATGACTTAGAATGCAATAAAAATATGGACTTTGAGCTAATTCTTGTTCTAGGTGGCGATGGTTCCATACTTTCTTCAGCTCATTACGCTAGGGAATATAATGTTCCACTTATCGGTATAAATTTGGGTCATGTTGGATTTCTAGCTGAGATGAATCCAGAAGATATATCTACTGTTGTCGAAAAAATAGCTAATAAAGATTACACAATTGAAACTAGAACTACTATTGAAATACGGGTTCAAAAACCAGATGGAACGATTGAAAAGAACTGGGCTTTAAATGAAGCTGCTTTGATTCGTAAAGATAACTTACATCCAGCTTATTTGAGCGTAGGTATAGATGGCGAACCTATTTCAACTTTTGGGTGTGATGGCGTGATTTTTGCGACCCCTACAGGTTCTACTGCTTATGCTTTTTCTGTGGGGGGACCGGTAGTATGGCCAGGAGTAGATGCTTTAGTACTAGTTCCATTAGCAGCACATGCTTTGTTTACTAGGCCTCTAATAGTTAGTAGTACATCTAAATTGCAAGTTAGCGTACTACCTAACCAATGGGATAATTTGACAATATGCTGTGATGGTATAAGAACAATTGACGTACCTGAAGGGTCACAAATATGTGCTATTGCTGATAAAACACCTATCCAAGTAGCACGTATGAACGATACTCCTTTCTCAGCAAGACTTGTAGCTAAGTTTAATCTACCTGTTAATGGCTGGCGTGAATCCTCAACGAATACTTCAACGATTGAGAAGAAAAACAATGATTGA